The genomic interval TGCTCGCCAAGGGGCACCACTTCCCACGCGTGACCCTGGTGGCCATCCTCGACGCCGACGGCGGGCTGTTCTCCGGCGACTTCCGTGCCAGCGAGCGCATGGCGCAATTGATCGTGCAGGTTGCCGGGCGTGCCGGGCGCGCCGAAGAGCCGGGCAAGGTGATCATCCAGACCCACCTGGCCGACCATCCCTTGCTGGTACAGCTGACCGAACAAGGCTATTTCGCCTTCGCCGAGCAAGCCCTGGACGAGCGCCGCGCCGCCGGCCTGCCGCCTTTTTCGCACCTGGCCTTGCTGCGCGCCGAAGCGCACAAACCGGGCCAGGCCGAAGGCTTCCTCGATGAAGCCTGCAGCGCAGCAGAGCGCCTGGTGGCCGAACAGCGCCTGCCAGGCATTGAACTGTTGGGCCCGGTACCGGCTCCCATGGAGCGCCGAGCAGGCCGCTTCCGCGCCCAATTATTGATACAGGCCAACACCCGGGCACCCCTGCATCGACTGATCAGCGCCTGGTTGCTAGTGTTGGAGCAAATGCCGAGCGGCCGACAGGTTCGCTGGTCGCTGGACGTGGACCCGGTAGACCTCTACTGACACCCTGAGCCTTGGCAAAGGTTGGCAACCCGCTCCCGGCAACGGATAATGCCCAGTTTTTCCACCTGCGCATCGAAGCGCTCCACCGCGCTTGCGGTCGAAAAGAGAACCCCATGAAAGACACCATTCGCCAGCTGATCCAGCAAGCCCTCACCCAACTCGTCACCGACGGTGTGCTGCCTGAAGGGCTATCGCCGGCGATCCAGGTGGAAAACGCCCGGGACAAGACCCACGGCGACTTCGCCAGCAACATCGCGATGATGCTGGCCAAGCCTGCCGGCATGAAGCCGCGCGACCTGGCCGAAAAACTGATCAACGCGCTGCCCGCCAGCGACGACATCAGCAAAGTCGAGATTGCCGGCCCAGGCTTCCTCAACTTCTTCCAGAACACCAGCGCCCTGGCCGACCGCCTGGATGCCGCCCTGGCCGACGGCCACCTGGGCGTGCGCAAGGCAGGCGCCGCCGAGAAGGTGGTAATCGACCTGTCGGCGCCGAACCTGGCCAAGGAAATGCACGTTGGCCACCTGCGCTCGACCATCATCGGCGACAGCGTCGCCCGTGTGCTGGAGTTTCTCGGCGACCAGGTCATCCGCCAAAACCACGTGGGCGACTGGGGCACCCAGTTCGGCATGCTGATGGCCTACCTGCAGGAAAACCCGATCACCAGCGACGAGTTGTCGGACCTGGAGAACTTCTACCGCGCGGCGAAGAAGCGCTTCGACGAGTCCGAAGAATTCGCCACCCGCGCCCGCGGCCTGGTGGTCAAGCTGCAGGCCGGCGACCCTGAGTGCCTGGCCCTGTGGACGCGTTTCAAGGACATCTCGCTGTCGCACTGCCAGAAGACCTACGAACTGCTCAACGTCAAGCTGACCATGGCCGACGTCATGGGCGAAAGCGCCTACAACGACGACCTGGCCAACGTAGTCAGCGACCTCAAGGCCAAGGGCCTGCTGGTTGAGGACCAGGGCGCGCAGTGCGTGTTCCTCGAAGAATTCAAGAACAGCGAAGGCGAACCCCTGCCGGTGATCGTGCAGAAGGCCGACGGTGGCTACCTGTACGCCACCACCGACCTGGCCGCAGTGCGCTACCGCAGCAATGTGCTCAAGGCCGACCGTGCCCTGTACTTCGTCGACCAGCGCCAGGCGCTGCACTTCAACCAGGTGTTCGAAGTAGCGCGCCGTGCAGGCTTCGTCGGCCACCCGATGCAAATGGAACACATGGGCTTCGGCACCATGAACGGCGCCGACGGCCGCCCGTTCAAAACCCGTGACGGCGGCACAGTGAAGCTGATCGACCTGCTCACCGAGGCCAAGGAGCGTGCCTACGCCCTGGTCAAGGAGAAGAACCCGAGCCTGGCCGAAGTCGATCTGCGCCGCATCGGTGAAGTGGTCGGGATCGGCGCAGTGAAGTACGCCGACCTGTCCAAGCACCGCACCAGCGACTACAGCTTCAACTTCGAACTGATGCTCAACTTCGAAGGCAACACCGCGCCCTACCTGCTGTATGCCTACACCCGCGTGGCGGGCGTGTTCCGCAAGCTGGGCAAGGGCTTCGACGAGGTCGACGGCAAGATCGTGCTGCAGGCCGAGAAGGAGCTGGACCTCGCCGCGCGCCTGGCGCAATTCGGCGAAGTGCTTAACAGCGTGGCCGACAAGGGTACGCCGCACGTGCTGTGCAGCTACCTGTACGACCTGGCTGGCCTGTTCTCGAGCTTCTACGAGAACTGCCCAATCCTCGCCGCCGAAACCCCGGAGCAGCAACAGAGCCGCCTGCGCCTGGCTGCCCTGACCGGCCGTACCCTCAAGCAAGGTCTGGAACTGCTCGGCCTGGAAACCCTGGAGCGCATGTAAGTTGGCTGCCAAGAAAAAACCTGCTCCAAAACGCGGCGCCAGCCGCCAACAGGCGCCGGCCAAGCAGCCGATCCCGGGTTGGGTATGGCTGGCAGTCGGGTTGACCGTGGGCGCTTTCATCGTCTTTTTGATGAAGCTCGAGCCAGGCGGCGCGGACATCAAGCGCACCAAGCCTGAACAGCAAAAACCGGAAAAGGTGGCAGAAGCCAGCAAGACCACGCCGGCCACTGCGCAGCAGCCGGTGAAGCCGAAGTATGACTTCTACACCCTGCTGCCGGAGTCCGAGGTCATCGTGCCGCCGGAAGCCGTGCCAGAGAAGACGCCACCGGTGCCTGCCCAGCCAGTGACCCCGGTCACCCCGGCAGAAGCAGCGAAGATCGACACGGCACGCGCTCAGGCCGCCTTGCTGGGCCAGACGCCACCACCGGCACCGCCGGTGATCAAGCCTGCGGCCACCACGCAGTTCTTCCTGCAGGCCGGCTCGTTCCGCAAGCAGGCGGATGCCGACAAGGTCCGCGCGCAGATCATCCTGCTCGGCCAGTCGGTGAAGGTGGAGTCGGGGACGGTCAAGGATGAAACCTGGTACCGCGTACTGGTCGGCCCGTTCAGCAACCGCGAACAACTGACCGGGGCGCAGAAACAGCTTGCCGGCGCAGGCTTCAGCAACCTGCTGCTGCAACAGCGCCAGACCCGCCAGTAAAACTCGGTAGGCGCAGCCTTGTGCTGCGCCTACACGATCTGCAATCAGCGACGATCGCTGTTGGCTTCGGAAATCTGACTGTTCAGGGTCCAGAAGTCGTACAGCACGCCGACCAGGAACAGGCCGCCCGTGAAGAAGTAGATGATCGCGGTGATCCACTTGCCCTGGTACAGGCGATGCAGGCCAAAAATGCCCAGGAAGGTCAGCAGAATCCAGGCGATGTTGTAGTCGATCCGACCGGACCGGAAGCGCAAGTCGGCCTCCTTGTCCATCGCCGGGATCAGAAACAGGTCGATCAGCCAGCCGATGCCCAGCAGGCCCAAGGTAAAGAACCAGATCGTCCCAGTGATCGGCTTGCCGTAGTAGAAACGGTGCGAGCCGGTGAAGCCGAAAATCCACAACAAGTAGCCGATGACCTTGCTGTGGGTGTCGTGAAGCGGCTCACCCTGTTGATAACTGTTCATTCATAGCCCTCGTGGGTTATCCGAAAATTTTCTAAGAAAAAATGTGACTTTCTCGTCGCAGGCCGACGTATGGCACCCCACCAATCGACCAACGGATCAGAAATTGATCAAAAAGCTGTTATAAAGTTGCGCGCCTAACACATAACTATTCATAAAGAGCTTCATCTATGCCGCCTTTACTCAAGACATGGCTGACCCTCTGTCTATTATTACCCCTGGCCGCCCACGCCACCAATCGTGAGCAACGTCTTCCCAATGGTTTCACCGGCTATACCACCAATGCCTCGGTGAAACACGCGCCTGCCAAGCACACCACGCTGCGCGCACGCCCAAGCAACGCGGCCAGCAGCCGTGGGCTGCCGGTTGCCTCCATGTCGCCGAAGCAGAGCAGCGATGTGCTCAGCCGTGCGGTGAATGTGCTCGGCACGCCCTATGTCTGGGGCGGCAGCAGCCCGAAAAAGGGCTTCGACTGCAGCGGCCTGGTGAAATACGCCTTCAATGATGTGGCCGATGTCGACCTGCCACGCACCTCCAATGCCATGGCCCAGGGCCACGGCGTGAAGGTGGCGAAGGGCGACCTCAAGCCTGGCGACCTGATCTTCTTCAACATCAAGAGCCGACGGGTCAACCACGTTGCCATCTACCTGGGCAACGACCGCTTCATCCATGCCCCGCGTCGCGGCAAGCGGGTGAGCATCGACACCCTCAGCAAGCCTTACTGGCAGAAGCACTATGTCGTGGCCAAGCGGGTGTTGCCGAAAGAACAGCAGCAGCTGGCCCTGGCCAAGCGCTGATCGAGCCTCGACCACGGCTCTGGTAGGAGCAGCCTTGTGCTGCGAAGAGGCCAGTGAAAACACAGCGGATCGTCGCTGACGTCACAGGCCTCTTCGCAGCACAAGGCTGCTCCTACACCCATCCCATCACTTTCAGCCTTTGCATCGCCCCCTCCATCGTTCGCATCCCCTCCGCCGCCCCCGTCTGCATCACCGAACTCAGCTGCGCCATCCGCCCTTCGCGAATCAGGTTACGCACTGCCGTGTTAGCCACCAACACTTCCCGCGCCGCCACTCGCCCGCCGCCCACGCGCTTGACCAGCACTTGCGCCACCACCAGGCGCAGCGACTCGGCCAGCATCGCCCGCACCAGCGGTTTTTCCTCGGCGGCAAACACCTCCACCAGCCGGTCGATGCTGCCCGCAGCCGAGCGCGTATGCACGGTTGCCAGTACCAGGTGCCCCGTTTCTGCCGCCCGCAATGCCAGGCGAATCGTCTCCAGATCGCGCAACTCGCCGATCATGATCACATCCGGGTCCTGACGCAGCGCACTGCGCAGCCCTTGGGCAAACCCACGGCAATCGCGGCCCATCTCGCGCTGGTTGACCAGGCTCCGTTGGCTGTTGTGGATAACTTCCACAGGGTCTTCAAGGGTGATGATATGCAATGGCCGCTCGCGGTTGAGCTGATCGAGCAGCACCGCCAAGGTGCTGGACTTGCCACTGCCGGTGGGCCCGCCCACCAGAATCAGGCCATCAGAACACTGCGCAACAGCTTGAAACACTTCCACAAGGTCAAGCTCGTCCAGTGTCGCAATGCGTCTGGGTATCAGGCGAAAGGTCGCCGCAACCCCATTCAACTGGCGAAACAGGTTCAGGCGAAAACGGCCTAACGCTGGCAGCGCCAACGCAAGGTCCAACTCATCCCCCTGCGCCCATTGCCGGCAAGCGTCATCGCCCAGCAAGGGCGCCATGGCATCACTCAGCGCCGCTGCCGTCAGCGGCGGCAGGTCCATGCGTTGCAGCTCGCCATCCAGGCGCAGCATTGGTACCTGGCCCGCGGCCAGGTGCAGGTCCGAAGCCCGCGCATCCACAGCACGGGCCAACAGGTCGGTCACATCCATGAGACTCCCCAAAGGCGATCAAGCAGGTAGAATGCCGCAGACCCTTTCGCCGCCGGCATCGATCCATGTCCACCATAGCAGACAACCTATCCGCCCTTGCCGCCCGCATCGCCAGCGCCGCCCAGGCCGCCGGGCGGGACCCGGCCAGCATCCAGTTGCTGGCTGTGAGCAAGACCAAGCCCGCCAGCGCCATCCGTGAAATCTACGCCGCTGGCGTGCGCGATGTCGGCGAAAACTACCTGCAGGAAGCCCTGACCAAGCAGGAAGCGTTGCGCGACCTGCCCTTGATCTGGCACTTCATCGGCCCCATTCAGTCGAACAAGACCAAAGCCATTGCCGAGCATTTCGACTGGGTACATTCCGTGGACCGCCTGAAAATCGCCCAACGCCTCTCGGAGCAACGCCCTGCGGCACTGGCACCGCTGAACATCTGCCTGCAGGTGAATGTCAGTGGCGAAGACAGCAAGTCCGGCTGCGCCCCGGGCGACCTGCCGGCGCTGGCCGCGGCCGTGGCGAAACTGCCCAATCTGCGCCTGCGCGGGTTGATGGCCATCCCGGAGCCCACCGATGACCGCGCCGCCCAAGAGGCCGCTTTTGCCAGCCTGCGCACCTTGCAGCAGCACCTGGGCCTTGGCCTGGACACCTTGTCCATGGGCATGAGCCACGACCTGGAGGCGGCGATTGCCCAGGGAGCGACCTGGGTACGTATCGGCACCGCCCTGTTCGGTGCCCGCGACTACGGGCCCGTCTGATTCCATGCTTTACTCACTCTTTCCCACAAGGACCTGACATGAGCAAGACACGTATTGCCTTTATCGGCGCCGGCAACATGGCCGCCAGCCTGATCGGCGGCCTGCGTGCCCAGGGCCTGGAGGCTTCGCAGATCCGCGCCAGCGACACGGGCGCCGAGACCCGTACCCGCATCCAGGCCGAGCACGGCATCGAAACCTTCGAAGACAATGCCCAGGCAATCGCTGGCGCCGACGTGATCGTACTGGCAGTCAAGCCGCAGGTCATGAAGGCCGTTTGCCAAGCCCTGCAAGCCCACCTGCAGGAAGGCCAGCTGATTGTTTCCATCGCTGCCGGTATCACCTGCGCCAGCCTGCAGAGCTGGGTAGGCCCACGCCCGGTGGTGCGCTGCATGCCCAACACGCCAGCGCTGCTGCGCCAAGGCGTCAGCGGCCTGTACGCCACCCAGGAAGTCAACGCAGAACAGCGGCAACAGGCCGAACAGCTGCTGTCTGCCGTGGGCACTGCCCTGTGGCTGGACCAAGAGCAGCAACTGGACGCAGTGACCGCCGTCTCCGGCAGCGGGCCGGCGTACTTCTTCCTGCTGATCGAGGCAATGACCGCCGCAGGCGAAAAGCTCGGCCTGCCTCGCGAAACCGCCTCCCAGCTGACCCTGCAGACCGCGCTGGGCGCGGCGCGCATGGCCGTGGCCAGCGATGTCGACGCTGCCGAACTGCGCCGCCGTGTCACCTCGCCAGCCGGCACCACCGAAGCTGCGATCAAGTCGTTCCAGGCCAACGGCTTCGAAGCCATCGTCGAGCAAGCGCTGCAGGCCGCAGCGACGCGCTCCGCCGAGCTGGCCGAACAACTGGGCAAATAAGGAGCTTTAGATGAATGCACTGTCTGGCGCCGCGATCTTCGTGGTGCAAACCCTGGTCAGCCTGTATTTGGTGATCGTCCTGCTGCGCTTCGTGCTGCAACTGGTCAAGGCCAACTTCTACAACCCACTGTGCCAGTTCGCGGTACGCGCCACCCAGCCGCTGCTCAAGCCGATCCGTCGGGTCATCCCAAGCGTTGGCGGCCTGGACACCTCGTCGCTGCTGCTGGCAGTGGTCATCCAGGCGCTGCTGATGGGCTTCGTACTGATGGTCACCTACGGCACCTTCGGTGACGTGCTGCACCTGCTGATGTGGGCCATCATCGGCATCACCTCGCTGTTCCTGAAGATTTTCTGGGTAGCAATGATCGTCATGGTGATCGTCTCCTGGGTCGCGCCCAACAGCCACAACCCGGCGGCGGAGCTGGCCTACCAGATCAGCGAACCGGTGCTGGCACCGTTCCGCCGCCTCGTGCCTAACCTGGGCGGCATGGACATCTCGCCCATCTTCGCCTTCCTGGCGATCCAGGTGATCCAGTCGTTCGTCATGCCGCCGCTGGCTGCCTATGCCGGCATGCCTCAAGAACTGTGGCGGATGATCTGATCCAACGCCCTTGAACATCGACGCCCCCTGCGGCAAGCCTTTGCTTGCCGCAGGGGGTAGCGCTCTTTAGACTTACGCCTCCGTCAAGCGTGAGCAGGGTCGATGTCCACTGTCCTTCCCGAAGATTCCGTCGGTCTGGTTACACCGCAAACAGCCCGGTTCGAAGAACCGCTGGCCCTGGCCTGTGGCCGCTCGCTGGCCAGCTACGAGCTGGTCTACGAGACCTATGGCACCCTGAACGCCAGCGCCAGCAATGCCGTGCTGATCTGCCATGCCTTGTCCGGCCACCACCATGCCGCCGGCTACCATGCCGCCACCGACCGCAAGCCGGGCTGGTGGGACAGCTGCATCGGCCCCGGCAAGCCAATCGACACCAACCGTTTCTTCGTGGTCAGCCTGAACAACCTCGGCGGCTGCAATGGCAGTACTGGCCCGAGCAGCGTCAACCCGGCTACCGGCAAGCCCTATGGCGCCGACTTCCCGGTGCTGACCGTGGAAGACTGGGTGCACAGCCAGGCACGCCTGGCTGACCGCCTGGGCATTGGCCAGTGGGCGGCCATCGTGGGCGGCAGCCTTGGTGGCATGCAGGCGCTGCAATGGACCATCACCTACCCCGACCGCGTGCGGCACTGCGTCGATATCGCCTCGGCGCCCAAGCTCTCGGCACAGAACATTGCCTTCAACGAAGTAGCGCGCCAGGCCATCCTCACCGACCCGGAGTTCCACGGCGGTTCGTTCCAGGACCAGGGCGTGATCCCCAAGCGCGGGCTGATGCTGGCGCGCATGGTGGGCCATATCACCTACCTGTCCGATGATTCGATGGGTGAAAAATTCGGCCGTGAGCTCAAGAGCGACAAGCTCAACTACGACTTCCACAGCGTCGAATTCCAGGTCGAAAGCTACCTGCGCTATCAGGGCGAGGAATTTTCCGGCCGTTTCGACGCCAACACCTACCTGCTGATGACCAAGGCCCTGGACTACTTCGACCCGGCCGCAGCCCACGGTGGCGACCTTGCCGCCACCCTGGCCTCGGTCACGGCAGACTACTGCATCATGTCGTTCACCACCGACTGGCGCTTCTCGCCTGCCCGTTCACGCGAGATCGTCGATGCGTTGATGGCCGCGCGCAAGAACGTGTGTTATCTGGAGATCGACTCACCTTATGGGCACGATGCCTTCCTGATCCCCACACCTCGCTACATGCAGGGTTTCTCGAACTACATGAACCGCATCGCCATCTGAGGACAGCATGAGAGCCGATCTGGAAATCATCCACGACTGGATTCCCGCCGGCAGCCGGGTACTCGACCTGGGCTGCGGCAGTGGCGAACTGCTGGCCTCGCTGCGTGACCGCAAGCAGGTCACCGGTTACGGCCTGGAGATCGACGCCGACAATATCGCCGCGTGCGTGGCCAAGGGCGTCAACGTCATCGAACAGGACCTGGACAAGGGCCTGGGCAACTTTGCCAGCAACAGTTTCGATGTGGTGATCATGACCCAGGCCCTGCAGGCCGTGGAGTACCCCGACCGCATCCTCGACGAGATGCTGCGCGTGGGCCGTCAGTGCATCATCACCTTCCCCAACTTCGGCCACTGGCGCTGCCGCTGGTACCTGGCGACCAAAGGCCGCATGCCGGTTTCGGACTTCATGCCGTATACCTGGTACAACACGCCGAACATCCACTTCTGCACCTTCGCCGACTTTGAAGAGCTGTGCCACGAGCGCCACGCCAAGGTCCTCGACCGCCTGGCCGTCGACCACTTGCACCGTAATGGGTGGGGCGGCCGGCTATGGCCTAATCTTCTAGGTGAGATCGGCATCTATCGCGTCAGCAGCCCTGGCCTGCAGGAGCACCAGCTCGCGGTCTGACGCTCACCGGAGGAATCGTACCATGCGTCGCCTAGCCCTGTTCCTGATCAGCCTGTGCCTGGCCCTGCCTGTACTGGCTGCCGATGCCGCCCGTCCCGAGCGCAAGGAAGTGTTTGGCGACGTGACGGTACACTACAGCGCGTTCACCTCAAGCATGCTGACGCCGGAGGTGGCCGCGGCCACGGGCCTGGTGCGCAGCAAGAACCAGGGCGTGCTCAACATTGCCGTGATCAAGGCCAACAAGCCGGCCATGGCGGTCGTCAGCGGCACGGTGAAAGACCTGACCGGGCGCAGCAGCCCGTTGTCCTTCAAGCAGATCACCGAACAGGGCGCGATTTACTACATCGCCCAGTTCAAGATCGAACAGCCAGAAACCGTGACCTTCGACATCAATGTCGAAACCGGCGGCATCAGTAACTCTCTCAGCTTCAACCAGGAAGTGTTCCCAGGCGAATGATGAATTTCCAGCAACTCGTATTGGCCAGCCACAATGCCGGCAAACTCAAGGAACTCCAGGCCATGCTTGGCGCGTCCGTACAGCTGCGCTCGATCGGTGAATTCAGCCAGGTCGAGCCAGAGGAAACCGGCCTGTCGTTCGTCGAGAACGCCATTCTCAAGGCACGCAATGCCGCGCGCATCTCTGGCCTGCCAGCACTGGCCGATGACTCGGGCCTGGCCGTGGACTACCTCGGCGGCGCGCCGGGTATCTATTCTGCTCGCTATGCCGATGGCAAGGGTGACGCGGCAAACAACGCCAAGCTGCTGGACGCCTTGAAAGACGTGCCCGAGGCCGAGCGCGGCGCTCAGTTCGTCTGCGTGCTGGCGCTGGTGCGTCACGCCGACGACCCGCTGCCGATCCTGTGCGAAGGCCTGTGGCACGGGCGCATCATGTTTGAGGCCAGCGGTGAGCACGGCTTTGGCTACGACCCGCTGTTCTGGGTGCCAGAGCGCAATTGCTCGAGTGCGGACCTCGCCCCTGTCGACAAGAACCAGCTCAGCCACCGCGCCCGCGCCATGGTCCTGCTGCGTCAACGCCTGGGCCTGGCATGATCGAAACGTTGTCCATCCAACCGCACCCGGCGGGTGCGGCTGGTTTCGCCGTGCTGCCGCCCTTGGCGTTGTACATCCACATCCCGTGGTGCGTACGCAAATGCCCTTATTGCGACTTCAATTCCCACGCGGCGGGCCCAGAGCTGCCTGAAGAGGCTTATGTCGACGCCCTGCTGACCGACCTCGATCAAGAGCTGGCAGCCGTACAAGGCCGCCCGATCAGCTCGATCTTCTTCGGTGGCGGTACGCCGAGCTTGTTCAGTGCCAACGCCCTTGGGCGGCTGCTGCGTGGCGTTGAACAATGCATCCCGTTCGCGCCTGACATCGAAATCACCCTGGAGGCCAACCCTGGTACGTTCGAGCAAGAGAAGTTCAAGGCGTACCGGCAGACGGGCATCAATCGCCTGTCCATCGGCGTGCAGAGCTTCCAGCCCGCCAAGCTGGAGGCGCTCGGGCGCATCCACAACGGCGACGAAGCGATCCGCGCCGCCGACATGGCGCGCGCGGCCGGGTTCGACAACTTCAACATGGACTTGATGCACGGCCTGCCCGACCAGTCGCTGGACGACGCGCTGGGTGACGTGCGCCAGGCCATCGCCCTAGGGCCGACCCACTTGTCGTGGTACCAGCTGACCGTAGAGCCGAACACGGTGTTCTGGAACCAACCGCCCGAGCTGCCAGAAGACGACATCCTCTGGGATATCCAGGAGGCCGGCCAAAGCCTGATGGCCGAGCACGGCTACCGCCAGTACGAAGTGTCGGCCTATGCCCAGCCAGGCCGTGCTGCCAAGCACAACCTCAATTACTGGCGCTTCGGTGATTTCATCGGCATCGGCGCGGGTGCCCACGGCAAGCTGACCTTCGCTGACGGGCGCATCCTGCGGACCTGGAAAACCCGCCTGCCCAAGGACTACCTGAACCTGGCCAAACCGTTCAAGGCTGGCGAAAAGCGGCTGCCGGCGGACGAGCTGCCCTTCGAGTTCCTGATGAACGCCTTGCGCCTGACCGATGGCGTCGAAGCCGAACTGTTCACCCAGCGCACCGGCCTGCCGCTGGCGCAACTGGCCGAGGCCCGTCGCGCGGCCGAACAAAAGGGCCTTTTGCAGGTCGAACCGGATCGATTGGTGGCCACGCCGCGCGGCCAGTTGTTCCTCAATGACCTGCTGCAGTATTTCTTGACCTAAGGATGACCCATGGACCTGGTACTTGATCTGCTTGCAACGGCTTCCCGCTGGAGCCGCAGCAACCTGTCGGAGATTTCGCTGGCCTTGGTAGGCTGCCTGCTGGTGCTGTTCGGCACCGATATCAAAGCCACGGTGGAACAACGCCTGGGCAGCCTGGCCGGCGCCCTGCGCGTGCCGTTCATGGCCCTGCTGGTGATGATCGGCAGCGGCGCAGCGCTGATCTATGCCACCCCGTGGGTGGTGAAGGGGCTGGGCCAGTTCAATAATTATGCGTTGGCACCCGTGCTGCTGGTGGTGCTGGTGTTGATCGGCGTGGTGGCTGATCGGCGGGGGTAAGGCACGACTACAGCACTTCACTTTCCCTGTAGGAGCGGGTTTACCCGCGAACACGGGCGAAGCCCGTGCCATATACCGCGTCGCATTCTTCGCGGGTAAACCCGCTCCCACAGAATCCCTCGCGGTCTTGAGTACAAACAAGATCCGGATGAGTACGGGGTCTTTCAGTGAAAGCCCGAAGCGAAGGATCCTCAGTCTGATCGCTTCAATAAAAAAACCGCCCTTCTCAGGCGGTTTTTTTTGTCTGTCATTTCAGCAGGCTGAGCTCGAAAGGCTCAAGCGCCCAATCAATCCACCTTCTCGAACTTCAAATCCCAAACCCCATGCCCCAAGCGCTCACCACGGCGCTCGAACTTGGTGATCGGCCGCTCTTGCGGACGTGGCACATACGCGCCATCCGCCGCCTGGTTACGGTAACCGGGCGCAGCGCTCATCACTTCCAGCATGTAC from Pseudomonas kermanshahensis carries:
- a CDS encoding YggT family protein — protein: MNALSGAAIFVVQTLVSLYLVIVLLRFVLQLVKANFYNPLCQFAVRATQPLLKPIRRVIPSVGGLDTSSLLLAVVIQALLMGFVLMVTYGTFGDVLHLLMWAIIGITSLFLKIFWVAMIVMVIVSWVAPNSHNPAAELAYQISEPVLAPFRRLVPNLGGMDISPIFAFLAIQVIQSFVMPPLAAYAGMPQELWRMI
- a CDS encoding NINE protein, which gives rise to MNSYQQGEPLHDTHSKVIGYLLWIFGFTGSHRFYYGKPITGTIWFFTLGLLGIGWLIDLFLIPAMDKEADLRFRSGRIDYNIAWILLTFLGIFGLHRLYQGKWITAIIYFFTGGLFLVGVLYDFWTLNSQISEANSDRR
- a CDS encoding C40 family peptidase, with the protein product MPPLLKTWLTLCLLLPLAAHATNREQRLPNGFTGYTTNASVKHAPAKHTTLRARPSNAASSRGLPVASMSPKQSSDVLSRAVNVLGTPYVWGGSSPKKGFDCSGLVKYAFNDVADVDLPRTSNAMAQGHGVKVAKGDLKPGDLIFFNIKSRRVNHVAIYLGNDRFIHAPRRGKRVSIDTLSKPYWQKHYVVAKRVLPKEQQQLALAKR
- the metX gene encoding homoserine O-succinyltransferase MetX, translated to MSTVLPEDSVGLVTPQTARFEEPLALACGRSLASYELVYETYGTLNASASNAVLICHALSGHHHAAGYHAATDRKPGWWDSCIGPGKPIDTNRFFVVSLNNLGGCNGSTGPSSVNPATGKPYGADFPVLTVEDWVHSQARLADRLGIGQWAAIVGGSLGGMQALQWTITYPDRVRHCVDIASAPKLSAQNIAFNEVARQAILTDPEFHGGSFQDQGVIPKRGLMLARMVGHITYLSDDSMGEKFGRELKSDKLNYDFHSVEFQVESYLRYQGEEFSGRFDANTYLLMTKALDYFDPAAAHGGDLAATLASVTADYCIMSFTTDWRFSPARSREIVDALMAARKNVCYLEIDSPYGHDAFLIPTPRYMQGFSNYMNRIAI
- the argS gene encoding arginine--tRNA ligase — translated: MKDTIRQLIQQALTQLVTDGVLPEGLSPAIQVENARDKTHGDFASNIAMMLAKPAGMKPRDLAEKLINALPASDDISKVEIAGPGFLNFFQNTSALADRLDAALADGHLGVRKAGAAEKVVIDLSAPNLAKEMHVGHLRSTIIGDSVARVLEFLGDQVIRQNHVGDWGTQFGMLMAYLQENPITSDELSDLENFYRAAKKRFDESEEFATRARGLVVKLQAGDPECLALWTRFKDISLSHCQKTYELLNVKLTMADVMGESAYNDDLANVVSDLKAKGLLVEDQGAQCVFLEEFKNSEGEPLPVIVQKADGGYLYATTDLAAVRYRSNVLKADRALYFVDQRQALHFNQVFEVARRAGFVGHPMQMEHMGFGTMNGADGRPFKTRDGGTVKLIDLLTEAKERAYALVKEKNPSLAEVDLRRIGEVVGIGAVKYADLSKHRTSDYSFNFELMLNFEGNTAPYLLYAYTRVAGVFRKLGKGFDEVDGKIVLQAEKELDLAARLAQFGEVLNSVADKGTPHVLCSYLYDLAGLFSSFYENCPILAAETPEQQQSRLRLAALTGRTLKQGLELLGLETLERM
- a CDS encoding type IV pilus twitching motility protein PilT, with product MDVTDLLARAVDARASDLHLAAGQVPMLRLDGELQRMDLPPLTAAALSDAMAPLLGDDACRQWAQGDELDLALALPALGRFRLNLFRQLNGVAATFRLIPRRIATLDELDLVEVFQAVAQCSDGLILVGGPTGSGKSSTLAVLLDQLNRERPLHIITLEDPVEVIHNSQRSLVNQREMGRDCRGFAQGLRSALRQDPDVIMIGELRDLETIRLALRAAETGHLVLATVHTRSAAGSIDRLVEVFAAEEKPLVRAMLAESLRLVVAQVLVKRVGGGRVAAREVLVANTAVRNLIREGRMAQLSSVMQTGAAEGMRTMEGAMQRLKVMGWV
- a CDS encoding YggS family pyridoxal phosphate-dependent enzyme, which codes for MSTIADNLSALAARIASAAQAAGRDPASIQLLAVSKTKPASAIREIYAAGVRDVGENYLQEALTKQEALRDLPLIWHFIGPIQSNKTKAIAEHFDWVHSVDRLKIAQRLSEQRPAALAPLNICLQVNVSGEDSKSGCAPGDLPALAAAVAKLPNLRLRGLMAIPEPTDDRAAQEAAFASLRTLQQHLGLGLDTLSMGMSHDLEAAIAQGATWVRIGTALFGARDYGPV
- the proC gene encoding pyrroline-5-carboxylate reductase — encoded protein: MSKTRIAFIGAGNMAASLIGGLRAQGLEASQIRASDTGAETRTRIQAEHGIETFEDNAQAIAGADVIVLAVKPQVMKAVCQALQAHLQEGQLIVSIAAGITCASLQSWVGPRPVVRCMPNTPALLRQGVSGLYATQEVNAEQRQQAEQLLSAVGTALWLDQEQQLDAVTAVSGSGPAYFFLLIEAMTAAGEKLGLPRETASQLTLQTALGAARMAVASDVDAAELRRRVTSPAGTTEAAIKSFQANGFEAIVEQALQAAATRSAELAEQLGK
- the metW gene encoding methionine biosynthesis protein MetW encodes the protein MRADLEIIHDWIPAGSRVLDLGCGSGELLASLRDRKQVTGYGLEIDADNIAACVAKGVNVIEQDLDKGLGNFASNSFDVVIMTQALQAVEYPDRILDEMLRVGRQCIITFPNFGHWRCRWYLATKGRMPVSDFMPYTWYNTPNIHFCTFADFEELCHERHAKVLDRLAVDHLHRNGWGGRLWPNLLGEIGIYRVSSPGLQEHQLAV
- a CDS encoding SPOR domain-containing protein; translation: MAAKKKPAPKRGASRQQAPAKQPIPGWVWLAVGLTVGAFIVFLMKLEPGGADIKRTKPEQQKPEKVAEASKTTPATAQQPVKPKYDFYTLLPESEVIVPPEAVPEKTPPVPAQPVTPVTPAEAAKIDTARAQAALLGQTPPPAPPVIKPAATTQFFLQAGSFRKQADADKVRAQIILLGQSVKVESGTVKDETWYRVLVGPFSNREQLTGAQKQLAGAGFSNLLLQQRQTRQ